In Maridesulfovibrio sp., a single genomic region encodes these proteins:
- the nhaB gene encoding sodium/proton antiporter NhaB codes for MTKTMARTFMDTFMGHAPMWYKLAIVGFLILNPILLLVAGPFIAGWALIAEFIFTLTMALKCYPLPAGGLLAIEAVAIGMTTPETIYHEAHNNFEVILLLIFMVAGIYFMKDFLQFTFTRILVNVRSKKIIALLFCFAGAFLSAFLDALTVTAVIIAVAYGFYSVYHKYISSQSGEGSHSLASDLHLKETNRDELKEFRGFLRNLMMHGAVGTALGGVCTLVGEPQNLLVGSEMGWHFMPFMINVMPVTMPVFVIGMLTCLAVEQFKICGYGYQLPGNIRSFLFEEAMRNEEKQGQAGKLKLVIQGLTGIWLIVALAFHLAAVGVIGLSVIILLTAFTGVVEEGRIGPAFEEALPFTALLVVFFSVVAVIHSQQLFAPIIEYVLSLHGQSQLMAYYIANGVLSAISDNVFVATVYISETKMHFIHQLGNIPGIGMTGQALMEKLTDPHVVRADVIASLPQQAGAQVGALMHQLDRLAVAINTGTNIPSVATPNGQAAFLFLLTSALAPVIRLSYGRMVMLALPYTITMSITGLLAVDFFL; via the coding sequence ATGACGAAGACAATGGCACGAACCTTCATGGACACTTTCATGGGTCACGCTCCCATGTGGTACAAGCTGGCCATCGTGGGGTTCCTTATACTCAATCCGATACTGCTGTTGGTTGCAGGCCCCTTCATTGCAGGATGGGCTCTCATCGCTGAATTCATATTCACCCTTACAATGGCCCTCAAGTGCTACCCGCTCCCCGCCGGAGGACTGCTTGCCATTGAAGCGGTAGCAATCGGCATGACCACGCCGGAAACCATCTACCACGAAGCACACAACAACTTTGAAGTCATACTGCTTCTTATCTTTATGGTTGCGGGTATCTACTTCATGAAAGACTTCCTGCAGTTCACCTTTACCCGTATCCTTGTTAACGTCCGCTCCAAAAAAATAATCGCACTGCTTTTCTGCTTCGCTGGTGCTTTTCTTTCCGCATTTCTCGATGCCCTGACGGTTACAGCGGTTATTATCGCCGTTGCCTACGGTTTTTACAGCGTCTACCACAAGTACATTTCCTCCCAGAGCGGCGAAGGTTCGCACAGCCTGGCTTCCGACCTGCACCTCAAGGAAACGAACAGGGATGAACTCAAAGAATTCCGCGGATTCCTCCGCAACCTCATGATGCACGGTGCTGTAGGAACAGCGCTCGGCGGAGTCTGTACTCTGGTCGGCGAGCCCCAGAACCTGCTCGTCGGCAGTGAAATGGGCTGGCACTTCATGCCCTTCATGATCAACGTAATGCCTGTCACCATGCCGGTTTTCGTCATCGGCATGCTTACCTGCCTCGCAGTGGAGCAGTTTAAAATCTGCGGATACGGCTATCAGCTTCCCGGCAACATCCGTTCCTTTCTTTTTGAAGAAGCCATGCGCAACGAAGAAAAACAGGGGCAGGCCGGAAAACTTAAACTCGTAATTCAGGGTCTTACCGGCATCTGGCTCATCGTAGCACTTGCTTTCCACCTTGCAGCTGTAGGTGTGATCGGTCTTTCCGTTATCATCCTGCTCACCGCCTTTACCGGCGTAGTTGAAGAAGGCCGCATCGGACCCGCTTTCGAGGAAGCACTTCCCTTCACCGCCCTGCTGGTGGTTTTCTTCTCCGTTGTAGCCGTAATCCACTCGCAGCAGCTCTTTGCTCCGATCATTGAATACGTACTCAGTCTGCATGGACAGTCTCAGCTGATGGCTTACTACATTGCCAACGGTGTGCTCTCCGCCATTTCGGACAACGTCTTCGTTGCCACTGTCTACATCTCCGAAACCAAGATGCACTTCATCCACCAGCTCGGAAATATCCCCGGCATCGGCATGACCGGACAGGCTCTCATGGAAAAACTCACCGATCCGCATGTAGTCCGCGCCGATGTAATCGCTTCGCTGCCCCAGCAGGCCGGAGCACAGGTCGGTGCACTCATGCACCAGCTTGATCGCCTCGCAGTCGCAATCAACACCGGAACCAACATTCCGTCTGTCGCCACACCGAACGGTCAGGCAGCCTTCCTGTTCCTGCTCACCAGCGCACTTGCTCCGGTCATACGGCTTTCCTACGGCCGCATGGTAATGCTCGCGCTGCCCTACACAATAACCATGTCCATTACCGGCCTTCTGGCTGTGGACTTCTTTCTTTAA
- a CDS encoding OprD family outer membrane porin has translation MRSTKHFLILLYGLLFLLFTNLQTASAADTPQRNATRDYGKISARIRMYYFLQEDSPSGNSFGKSKESFAIGGQLKYETPWLADHFGGTVNGFLAAPLFDDLNRERYSGAGVLNNKNQGYAVIGEAFFRARYAGTIAKLYRQRIETPYVNGNDSRLLPSTFEAYGLESNDISGLKLHAAWLDKIKKRDSDEFISMTEAAGADTDGGTVMLGADWKGEKTALRLWNYYTPDMDNTLYAEAKYSFDISDSLEGHVRFQGVNQRNTGENILGVYDALEGGLLLGIKFMGLTADIGGSITDDTDNILTPWGVNPFFTHMMIGDYNRAGEKALYLALAYDFARLGLKGFSAGLKTAFGETPNSGPNASYDRRECDLNFNYNFDGALDGFSIKNQVGYQDADRSMGGKDVVQVRLRLQYDF, from the coding sequence ATGAGATCTACCAAACATTTCTTGATACTCCTTTACGGACTTCTATTCCTGCTGTTCACAAATTTACAAACAGCATCGGCTGCAGATACACCTCAGAGAAATGCAACCAGGGATTACGGTAAAATATCAGCCCGGATAAGAATGTACTATTTTCTGCAGGAAGACAGCCCGTCAGGAAATTCATTCGGCAAATCAAAGGAATCTTTTGCTATCGGCGGACAGCTGAAATACGAAACACCATGGCTGGCCGACCATTTCGGCGGTACGGTCAACGGATTTCTCGCCGCCCCGCTCTTTGATGACCTTAACCGTGAGCGATACTCCGGAGCAGGTGTTCTGAATAACAAGAACCAGGGATACGCGGTCATCGGGGAGGCCTTTTTCAGAGCCAGATACGCCGGGACCATCGCTAAACTATACAGACAAAGAATTGAAACGCCTTACGTCAACGGCAACGACTCCCGTCTGTTGCCCAGCACTTTCGAAGCCTACGGACTGGAATCGAACGACATTTCCGGACTCAAGCTGCATGCCGCGTGGCTGGACAAGATAAAAAAGAGAGACAGCGACGAGTTCATCAGCATGACCGAAGCCGCAGGAGCCGACACTGATGGAGGGACTGTCATGCTCGGTGCCGACTGGAAAGGCGAGAAGACCGCTTTGCGGCTCTGGAACTACTATACGCCGGACATGGACAACACTCTTTATGCCGAAGCTAAATACAGTTTCGACATCAGCGATTCCCTTGAAGGACATGTGCGCTTTCAAGGAGTCAACCAGCGGAACACGGGAGAAAACATCCTCGGAGTATATGATGCCCTTGAAGGGGGACTGCTCCTTGGCATCAAGTTCATGGGGCTGACGGCCGACATAGGCGGAAGCATTACCGATGACACCGACAACATCCTCACGCCATGGGGCGTGAACCCGTTTTTCACCCACATGATGATCGGAGATTACAACCGTGCCGGAGAAAAAGCCCTGTACCTTGCCCTTGCTTACGATTTCGCAAGACTCGGTCTGAAAGGATTTTCAGCCGGACTTAAAACGGCTTTCGGCGAGACACCGAACTCCGGCCCAAACGCATCCTATGACCGCAGAGAGTGCGACCTCAACTTCAATTACAATTTCGATGGAGCGCTGGACGGTTTTTCGATTAAAAATCAGGTCGGATACCAGGATGCAGACCGTTCAATGGGCGGCAAGGACGTGGTTCAGGTCCGGCTCAGACTTCAGTATGATTTTTAG
- a CDS encoding EAL domain-containing protein: MTEGKLFFGILQLNSFFEELGSLVFFKAMRRSLLLVFPLIVVGSFALCLLNFPFESVRGIMSESFRHALSAIVDGTYGITSLAMLCSMSLCLGEMYNARDEKASIHPFLYVVVASGSFFTLAAGWGISSFAEVTSLSASMPESIFTAYVSSWLLHRIVRLSSRLPAAGAGYDPFSVQVFSVAPACMGVLAVFALIRLVVNSVGFVSFSDMMQDLVMAIFALSDNQLFTGVLYLLLCQLLWFFGAHGPNMLHCVESRIFATNLVDNMNILSGNADGGNILTKGFVDAYAVMGGSGATLVLILALLLYGRNSRSRKFSGMALGLGLFNINEPLLFGIPLILNPVFMIPFILTPAILYSIAYGACSLGLIPLVTTSFHWTTPVFISGYYASGSWNGVIMQLILIMAGVCIYLPFVSLSDHMEEANFRCSMSSLLQAAKKSVASRACRCLSMNGEEGSVARSLAKDLLQAVRKKNQFFLVYQPQVNTEDPESLGAEALLRWNHPRFGFISPELTIALAEDLGCIEELSYFVLTEACKQGAEWGMMLGKPVRVSVNFTPSLITGKVAEKVSGVIDRTGFDPKCLEIEITESEALTSRRETAERLRELRRLGVRIAIDDFGMGHTSLRYLREMDVDKIKIDRSLTLESVTGINMHIVASILGLCRKLDLKVIIEGVETGEQFRCFREIGGDRFQGFYFSRPVSPDLCRLFFDKWAQDNSSVGFAVGREYERRV, from the coding sequence ATGACTGAAGGGAAACTGTTTTTCGGTATCTTGCAGCTCAACTCTTTTTTCGAAGAGTTGGGCAGCCTTGTCTTTTTTAAAGCCATGCGGCGTTCTCTGCTGCTGGTTTTTCCGCTCATCGTCGTTGGGTCATTTGCCCTGTGTCTACTGAATTTTCCGTTCGAATCGGTTCGGGGAATCATGTCCGAAAGTTTTCGTCACGCACTGTCCGCTATTGTTGACGGAACTTACGGAATTACCTCGCTGGCAATGCTTTGCAGCATGAGTCTGTGTCTGGGCGAGATGTATAACGCTCGTGATGAAAAGGCGTCAATTCATCCTTTTTTATACGTAGTAGTCGCTTCCGGATCTTTTTTTACTCTTGCTGCGGGGTGGGGGATAAGTTCCTTTGCAGAGGTGACTTCTCTGTCGGCCAGCATGCCTGAGTCCATATTCACCGCTTACGTTTCCAGTTGGCTTTTGCACAGGATTGTCAGGCTTTCATCAAGACTGCCGGCAGCAGGAGCCGGTTACGATCCTTTTTCCGTACAGGTTTTTTCCGTTGCCCCGGCCTGTATGGGGGTGCTCGCTGTTTTCGCGTTGATCAGGCTTGTTGTGAACAGTGTCGGGTTCGTGTCCTTTTCAGATATGATGCAGGATCTGGTCATGGCTATTTTTGCCTTGAGTGACAACCAGCTGTTCACCGGAGTTCTGTATCTTTTGCTGTGCCAACTGCTCTGGTTTTTCGGTGCACACGGCCCGAATATGCTCCACTGTGTTGAAAGCAGGATTTTTGCCACCAACCTTGTGGACAATATGAATATCCTCTCGGGAAATGCTGACGGGGGGAATATCCTCACCAAAGGATTTGTTGATGCCTATGCCGTTATGGGCGGTTCAGGAGCTACCTTGGTCCTGATTTTGGCCTTGCTGCTTTATGGGCGTAATTCCAGGTCCAGAAAATTTTCCGGCATGGCTCTGGGGCTCGGTCTGTTCAATATCAACGAGCCGCTGCTGTTCGGAATTCCGCTGATTCTCAACCCCGTGTTCATGATTCCCTTTATTCTGACCCCGGCCATACTTTACAGCATTGCCTACGGGGCATGTTCTCTGGGACTTATTCCGCTGGTGACGACTTCATTTCACTGGACCACTCCGGTCTTTATAAGCGGATACTATGCATCCGGTTCGTGGAACGGCGTCATTATGCAGCTTATTCTCATCATGGCCGGCGTATGTATCTACCTGCCTTTTGTGAGTCTTTCAGATCATATGGAAGAGGCCAATTTTCGATGCAGCATGTCCAGCCTGCTGCAGGCGGCAAAGAAGTCGGTGGCTTCCAGGGCCTGCCGCTGTCTGTCCATGAACGGAGAGGAAGGAAGTGTTGCCAGATCACTGGCCAAGGATCTTCTTCAGGCTGTGCGCAAGAAAAATCAGTTTTTCCTCGTATATCAACCGCAGGTCAACACCGAGGACCCGGAAAGTCTGGGCGCTGAAGCTCTGTTGCGCTGGAATCATCCCCGTTTCGGTTTTATCTCTCCGGAACTAACGATTGCTCTTGCCGAGGATCTCGGTTGCATAGAGGAACTCAGTTATTTTGTACTTACGGAAGCGTGCAAACAGGGGGCGGAGTGGGGAATGATGCTCGGAAAACCTGTCCGGGTATCAGTCAACTTCACCCCTTCTTTGATTACCGGGAAAGTTGCCGAAAAAGTCTCCGGCGTAATCGACAGAACAGGTTTTGATCCTAAATGTCTGGAAATCGAGATTACGGAATCTGAAGCGCTTACTTCCCGCAGGGAAACAGCAGAGCGTCTGAGGGAACTGCGCCGTCTGGGTGTCCGCATTGCAATTGACGATTTCGGAATGGGGCATACTTCCCTGCGTTACCTGCGTGAGATGGATGTCGATAAGATCAAGATAGACCGTTCACTCACCCTTGAATCCGTTACCGGTATTAATATGCATATTGTTGCAAGTATACTGGGCCTATGCCGCAAACTCGACCTGAAGGTGATTATTGAAGGCGTAGAAACCGGAGAACAGTTCAGGTGTTTCAGGGAGATAGGCGGTGATCGGTTTCAGGGGTTTTATTTCAGCCGACCGGTTTCTCCTGATCTTTGCAGGCTTTTTTTCGATAAATGGGCCCAGGATAACAGCAGTGTCGGCTTTGCAGTCGGCAGGGAGTATGAAAGAAGAGTATAG